Sequence from the Aquimarina sp. Aq107 genome:
TATAGCAAACAAAAATTGCATTTTATCCGAAAAAATATACTTTTTAACATTTTAAAGCGTTAAAATCAAACAAAATATAATCTTTTTCTTACTTAAATTAATTTGCCAACATTTAATAATTTAATTGTAGTAAATGAAAACATATACACACATAAACAAAAAAGAGCGTCTCCACGCTCTTTTTCTTCACACAAATCATCTTAATTTAGGGGCTTAATCTAAAATTAAAACTCACTTTTATTAAAATCTTTCATCTTGGGGAAAATGAAAGCGTTAACTCTTATTCACAATGTAAAGATAGTATAATTTTACATACACACAAGCTTTTTTAGCTTTTAATCTATAAAAACAGTAATAAAACATTAAAAATAAACCAAATTACAATAAAAAGTAGTCTTTTTCCTACTTAATCAATAATAAAAATAAAAAAAAGTAAAAACAAAAAAAGAGTGCTTTCACACTCTTTTAATTGAAACAAATCATCTTAATATAGGGGCTTAATATAAAATAAAAACTAAAATTATTTTTTTGAACTTTCCATTTCAAAATGCGAAAGTATTTTTCTCTAAACTACGTTGTAAAGATAATGCAATTTTTCAATTAAACAAATTAATTGTGTTTTTTATCTATAAAATACATTATTTTAACTGAAATTATATTTATATTCCTACAAATTCTTACAAATAAAATAATTCAATATCATATTAAACCTTTTTTTGTTATTTTAGTCTAATAGTAAACTAGCGTATACTAATCATTACTTAAATCATTATTTACTATTGAATATTCAAGAAGAGAACTTACTTATAGCCTTACAAACAGATAAAGACATAAATCATGCCTTTACCAAACTTGTATCTATGTATAAGCAACGGTTATATTGGCATATAAGAAATATGGTTAAAAATCATGACGATACAGATGATATCCTGCAAAATGTATTTATAAAAGTATATAAGAACATTTCGAAATTTAAAGGGGATAGTAAACTATATTCTTGGATGTACAGAATTGCTACCAATGAATCGATCACCTTCTTGAACCAAAAAGCAAAAAAGTATAATATTAGTAATGAAGAACTGCAACAACAACTTATTGAAAACTTAGAAGCCGATGTGTATTTTGAAGGAGATGAAATCCAACTTAAGCTACAAAAGGCAATAGCATTGCTACCCCAAAAACAACAGCAGGTTTTTAATATGAAATATTTTCAAGAACTAAAATATAAAGAAATCTCTGAAATTCTGGAAACTAGTGAAGGAGCATTAAAAGCATCTTATCATTTAGCAACCAAAAAAATCGAAGAATATTTAAAAACTAATTAAACCTTTTTACATTTACATCGTCTTAGATATAGTGAAAAATAACAATTTACATAACAACAAAGAAGGATTTAAAGTTCCCCGTGATTATTTCGAGAATTTCGAAGAGAAACTTTTTGAAAAAATTTCTAAGGATGATCAAGTCATTTCGGTACTGCCTAATAAAGTTGACTCTGGCTTAAAAGTTCCAGAAAACTATTTTGATACGCTTGAGCATGATATTATAAAAAATATAAATTCCGAGAATCAGGAATCCTCTATACTTGCTGGTAGTATCAAAACAGGATTAAGCACTCCTGACAAATACTTTGAAAATGTAGAAAACACTATTCTACAAAAAACAATAAATACCAATCAAGAACCTAAAATAATATCACTTTTATCTCGGAAAAACATTTTATATATCTCTGGTATAGCTGCTATGATAGCTATTATAATTTCTATATCAATAAATAAAGGACAAGATTCTTTTAGTTTTGATTCTGTTGATATTGTAGATATTCAAGAATATTTCGATGAAGGAAATGCAGAATTTAGTGATTCTGAAATTGCAGAATTATTAGACGAAGAAATTAACCTAACGAGTACATTTAGTGACGAAGATATTACTGATGAAGAATTAGAAAACTATTTATCAGATGAAGAGTTAGAGGATGAAATTATATATGTTGAATAAAAAAGAGCACATGAAAAAGATATTATTACTATTTATTATCGTTTTTACTATCAACTTCTCTTTTGGTCAAAGAGGACCTAGAGGAAAAGTAAAAGCTTTAAAAATAGCTTACATAACAGAACAATTAGACTTAAGTAGTAAAGAGGCGCAACAATTTTGGCCTATCTATAATGAGCATGAAGATACTATGGAAACTCTCAAAAGGACAGAACGTAAATCCCTTAGAGCAATAAAAGATTCTGACGGTTTTGAAAATTTAAGTGAAAAAGAAGCTGAAGATTTTTTAAATAACTATATAAAAGCGGAAGAAAAAAAACACCTAATGCGTAAAAAACTAATTACCGATTTAAGACAGGTGATTCCGCATAAAAAAATCCTAAAACTGGTAAAAGCAGAAATGGACTTTAATAAACGTTTATTAAAACAACTACGAAATAGACGTCAAGGAAAGTAAAAAAACAATCTATTATCATAAAAAAGTAAATGAACTCTATTGATCATTTACTTTTTTTGCTTTTAAAAATCAATTTTGCCATTCTATTTTTACCTGCTGCAATCGCTATACTATCATTAATAAATCGTATTGTATAAAAGCTTTCTGCGCTTATATCTTTCCAGGTATTTCCGGAGTCATTGGAAATAGATATTCCTGTAAAACCAACCGTAACAATCTCATTTCCCTCACTATTAGGTACATAACGGACACAACTCTTATAACCCGCTCCTACCCCATCTGCAATTAAATTCCAAGTTTTTCCTCCATCAGTAGTAACGGCTTTATTTTTTTGATTTGCTTCTGGCTTTGTATAATCTCCTCCGAATATTATTCCAATATTCTTATCATAAAAGTCCAATGAATACGCTCCTTTAGTCTCTGTACCTTGAATTATCGGAGTTTCTGAAACACTCCAAGTATTACCTTTATCAGAAGAATAAAACGTTCTGGATTTAATTCCACCAGAAACCATCCAAACATCATCATCTATTATTTTTATATTTCCATTACTAGCAGCAAATGCAGCTTCTCCTTCTGCAGTTTTTGGTAATACATTGCAAGAAACTTTATTCCAGGTTTCTCCTCCATCTTTGGTTCGTATAACTGATAAACATCCATCGGTAGGATCCCCCATTGCTATTCCATCGGTATTATCCCAAAATACCATAGAATCATAAAATACTTTATCATGATCCTCTTTGTATACTAATTTTGGTTCCCTACTTTGCTTGTTAACCTTATATAATAATGCTGGCGATTCAATACTTAATACAAAAAAATCGGTCTTAGTTTGCGCAATAGCTCTAAATTGAATTTTTCTTCCCTCAAAATCTAAAACTGAGATTTTTTTATTCTTTACGTTAAACTCATTATCAATATCAAAAGTTCCATATATCCCATTACTACCAGCAAAAATTAATTGACTATCACTTATATCGACAGCTCTAATACTAACAGAATCATTATAAAAAGGTGATACCTCGACAGCAGAAAAATTATGATTAACAACTATAGGTTTTTCAGAACTACAACTAAAAAGAAGTATCAAAGTAATTAATGATAGTAAAAATCTCATACCCAATATTTTTAAACCAAATATAACACTATTCTAAAGCAAAGGATTACCTTTGCAAACCCTAAAAAAATAAAGGATGCGTTTACATAGAAATCTGGTCTTTGCTGTAATTGATGGACTCAATGAAATTTTTAATGAAGAAGCTTATGCGGATAAGGTAGTTCAGAAATTACTAAAACGAGACAAAAGATGGGGTTCTCGCGACAGAAGTTTTGTTGCAGAAACCGTTTATGACATTGTACGATGGAAACGTCTTTATGCAGAAATTGCTGATGTTTCGGAACCTTTTTCAAGAGAAAATCTTTGGAGGATTTTTGCAGTTTGGGCAACACTTAGAGGAATTATTTTACCCGACTGGAAACAGATTGTTCCAACTCCGACAAGACGTATTAAAGGTCGTTTTGATGAATTAAGTAAAACTCGAAAATTAAGAGAATCTATTCCTGATTGGATGGATGAATTGGGAGAAAAAGAACTTGGAAAAAAATGGGAAAAGGAAATTGCTGCCTTAAATGAACAAGCTCCAGTAGTACTTAGAACAAATGCTTTAAAAATCACTAAAGAGAAACTTAGAAGTATTCTTGAAGATGAAAATATAGATACCGAATTTATAAAAGGATATTCATCAGCACTTCAACTCACAGAAAGAGCTAATGTCTTTTCTACAGAAGCTTTTAAAAAGGGATTCTTCGAGGTACAGGATGCTTCTTCTCAATTAGTAGCCGATTTCTTAGATGTAAAACCTGGTCAACGAGTAGTAGATACTTGCGCCGGAGCTGGAGGAAAAACACTACACCTGGCTGCATTAATGGAAAATAAAGGCCAAATAATTGCTATGGACATCTATGGCAATAAATTAAAAGAACTTAAAAGAAGAGCAAGACGAGCAGGTGCTCATAATATAGAACCAAGAACTATAGAAAGCTCTAAAGATATCAAGAAACTACACGCCAAAGCAGATCGTGTTTTAATCGACGCTCCCTGCAGCGGATTAGGTGTTTTAAGTAGAAATCCGGATGCGAAATGGAAATTGCAACCAGAGTTTCTAGATAAAATTAAACAAACTCAATTACAGATTTTAGAAAGTTATTCTAAAATGGTTAAACCAGGTGGGAAGCTAGTATATGCAACTTGTTCCATACTTCCATCTGAAAATCAAGATCAAGTTAAAGCTTTCTTAACTAAAGAAATAGGAAAAGATTTTACTTTTGTAAAAGATAAAAAGGTACTTTCTTCAGAATCTGGATATGATGGATTTTACATGGCATTGCTAGAAAGAAAATAACTCAACTTACGTAACAAACAATGAAAACAAAACTACTTCTTATTGCACTTTGTACATTTCATATAGGATATAGTCAAGTTCCTACTGGATATTACAATTCTGCTACTGGATCAGGATATACGCTAAAAACACAATTAAAAAATATTATTGATAGTGATAATGATGGATTATCTCCAGAGTTTCAATCAACAGATCCCGGATATAGCGGGCTGTACACTACATATGTAGCGTCAGATTCTGATTCATATTATGAAAATAACGGAAGTGTATTAGATATGTACTCAGAAAACCCGACAGGAGCTGATGATTACGAATATACTCACTTTACAGATCAAGACCCTGGATCTGGAGGAACTTCAGAAGGAGAATTTTACAACAGGGAACATATAATACCACAATCTGTTTTTAATCAAGTTACTCCCCAACGTTCAGATGCTCATTTTGTAGTTCCTTCTGACAAATTCGTAAATGGTGCTCGTGGTAGTTTACCATTCGGAAGAGTGGAAACAGCTAACTTAACTACCACAAATGGTTCTAAAAGAGGAAATAATGTAGATTCAGGATATTCGGCAGGATATACAGCTACCGTTTTTGAGCCAATAGATGAGTTTAAAGGAGATATTGCCAGAATGCATTTTTACTTTGCCACTCGCTATGAAGATGACGTAGCTGGGTATTCATATACCATGTTTAATGGAACTAGTGATCAGGTTTTTGATCAAACGTTTTTAAATATTCTTATAACTTGGCATAATCAAGATCCTGTATCAACAAGAGAAATAGACAGAAATAATGCAATTTTTGGAAGACAGAGTAACAGAAATCCATTTATAGATCATCCAGAATACGTAGAAATGATATGGAGTACTGTAATTGATTCAGAAGCTCCAACATCACCTTCTAATGTAATGGTATCTAATGAAACTTCTAATAGTATCGACTTGTCTTGGACAGCTTCTACGGATAATATAGCCGTAACTGAGTATGATGTATATGTAAATAGTATTTTTAATAAATCTGTTTCTTCGACAACAACCACAGTAGGTGGTTTAAGCCCGGAAACTACATATGCTTTTACGGTCTTGGCAAAGGACGCGGCAGGAAACGAATCTTCTCAAAGTGCTTCTGTGAATGGAACCACATTGGCAGGCGGAACAGGAGAAACTGATTGTGCCACAGAAACATTTAGTAATGTTGGAGCTGCTTCTAGTTCGTATTCTGAACGTACTTGGACTGGTGATGACGGAGGAGAATGGACCGCTACGGATGCCAGAACAGACCAGACATTAACTGCAAGTGCAATTACTATTAGAAATGGTGAACTAACTTCTTCTTCAATTTCTGGAGGAATTGGATCACTTACCGTTACTACGCTAAGAGCCTTTAGTGGTGGTACAGGAACATTTACTATTAGAGTTAACGGAACTGAAGTAGGAACAATACCTTATAGCGATGTTCAAGAAACTACTACTATTAATAACATCAATGTAACTGGAAATATTATAGTTTCTTTTACTGATAAAGCCACAACTAGTGACCGAGTAATTATTGATGATTTATCCTGGACCTGCTATGATCCTACTTTAGGTGTAGATGATCTTGATCTGGATAACCTTATAACAGTATATCCAAACCCTTCTTTAGATCGAAGATTAACGATAGACATTTCAAATAGTGTAAATAATGAAGTAAACGTTTATGATATTACTGGTAAGCGAATAATCTCTAAAAAGAATATTGACGAAACCATTCAATTAAATAATTTACCTCAAGGTGTGCTGCTCGTAGAAATTATTTCTTCTAAAAGAAGTATTACCAAAAAGGTAATCATACGATAAAACCAAAAGCGGCTTTTCTAGCCGCTTTTTTTTATTTCTAATCGTTGTTTAAAATTTAGTGAATAACTCTATCATTACGATAAAGTTTTATACAATACTTTCTTAAGAAAAGTAGTAAATTTGCAGCTTATTAAAAACAACACAAAGTCTGGGAGCATGATCCACTTCTTCGGAAACCAAAATGAGAAAGTATTTGCAGTACAAACCACTGACGAAATCTCAACAGAAAACATCAAAAAATTAGTATGGTTATTTGGCAACCAACCTAAAATCTCAACGGCGTCTATTGACGCTTTTTTTGTTGGTCCACGGGCCGCTATGATAACTCCATGGAGTACCAACGCAGTGGAAATCACACAAAATATGGGGATACCGGGAATTATCAGAATTGAAGAGTTCGAAGCAGTTACTGAAAATTTCACTAATTTTGACCCTATGCTTTCGCAAAAGTATCCTAATTTAAGTCAAGATATTTATACCATTGATATTGAACCAGAAGCCATTCTAGAAATTGATGATATCGATGCGTATAATAAAGCAGAAGGTTTGGCATTAAGCGCAGAAGAAGTAGCGTATTTAGAAGAAGTTTCTAATAAAATCGGAAGAAAACTTACAGACTCAGAAGTTTTTGGTTTCTCTCAAGTAAATTCAGAACACTGTAGACACAAAATATTCAATGGTACTTTTATCATCGATGGAGAGGAACAGCCAACTTCTCTTTTTAAATTAATAAAGAAAACTTCAGAGACAAACCCTAATGATATTGTTTCGGCATACAAAGATAATGTAGCTTTTATAAAAGGTCCTAAGGTAACTCAGTTTGCACCAAAAAGTGCTGATAAACCAGACTTTTATCAAGAAACACCCTACGAAAGTGTAATATCACTAAAAGCAGAAACACATAATTTCCCTACCACAGTAGAACCATTTAATGGCGCTGCTACAGGTTCTGGTGGAGAAATTAGGGATCGTCTCGCAGGTGGAAAAGGTTCTTTACCGCTAGCGGGAACTGCTGTATATATGACCTCTTATTCTCGATTAGAAGAAAATCGTCCTTGGGAACAGTCGGTCGAAGAAAGAAAATGGTTATACCAAACTCCAGTAGATATTTTAATCAAAGCTTCTAATGGTGCTTCAGATTTTGGTAACAAATTTGGACAACCATTAATTACTGGATCTATATTAACTTTTGAACACGAAGAAGATGCTCGTAAACTAGGTTTTGACAAAG
This genomic interval carries:
- a CDS encoding RNA polymerase sigma factor encodes the protein MNIQEENLLIALQTDKDINHAFTKLVSMYKQRLYWHIRNMVKNHDDTDDILQNVFIKVYKNISKFKGDSKLYSWMYRIATNESITFLNQKAKKYNISNEELQQQLIENLEADVYFEGDEIQLKLQKAIALLPQKQQQVFNMKYFQELKYKEISEILETSEGALKASYHLATKKIEEYLKTN
- a CDS encoding oxidoreductase, which produces MRFLLSLITLILLFSCSSEKPIVVNHNFSAVEVSPFYNDSVSIRAVDISDSQLIFAGSNGIYGTFDIDNEFNVKNKKISVLDFEGRKIQFRAIAQTKTDFFVLSIESPALLYKVNKQSREPKLVYKEDHDKVFYDSMVFWDNTDGIAMGDPTDGCLSVIRTKDGGETWNKVSCNVLPKTAEGEAAFAASNGNIKIIDDDVWMVSGGIKSRTFYSSDKGNTWSVSETPIIQGTETKGAYSLDFYDKNIGIIFGGDYTKPEANQKNKAVTTDGGKTWNLIADGVGAGYKSCVRYVPNSEGNEIVTVGFTGISISNDSGNTWKDISAESFYTIRFINDSIAIAAGKNRMAKLIFKSKKSK
- a CDS encoding RsmB/NOP family class I SAM-dependent RNA methyltransferase, with protein sequence MRLHRNLVFAVIDGLNEIFNEEAYADKVVQKLLKRDKRWGSRDRSFVAETVYDIVRWKRLYAEIADVSEPFSRENLWRIFAVWATLRGIILPDWKQIVPTPTRRIKGRFDELSKTRKLRESIPDWMDELGEKELGKKWEKEIAALNEQAPVVLRTNALKITKEKLRSILEDENIDTEFIKGYSSALQLTERANVFSTEAFKKGFFEVQDASSQLVADFLDVKPGQRVVDTCAGAGGKTLHLAALMENKGQIIAMDIYGNKLKELKRRARRAGAHNIEPRTIESSKDIKKLHAKADRVLIDAPCSGLGVLSRNPDAKWKLQPEFLDKIKQTQLQILESYSKMVKPGGKLVYATCSILPSENQDQVKAFLTKEIGKDFTFVKDKKVLSSESGYDGFYMALLERK
- a CDS encoding endonuclease translates to MKTKLLLIALCTFHIGYSQVPTGYYNSATGSGYTLKTQLKNIIDSDNDGLSPEFQSTDPGYSGLYTTYVASDSDSYYENNGSVLDMYSENPTGADDYEYTHFTDQDPGSGGTSEGEFYNREHIIPQSVFNQVTPQRSDAHFVVPSDKFVNGARGSLPFGRVETANLTTTNGSKRGNNVDSGYSAGYTATVFEPIDEFKGDIARMHFYFATRYEDDVAGYSYTMFNGTSDQVFDQTFLNILITWHNQDPVSTREIDRNNAIFGRQSNRNPFIDHPEYVEMIWSTVIDSEAPTSPSNVMVSNETSNSIDLSWTASTDNIAVTEYDVYVNSIFNKSVSSTTTTVGGLSPETTYAFTVLAKDAAGNESSQSASVNGTTLAGGTGETDCATETFSNVGAASSSYSERTWTGDDGGEWTATDARTDQTLTASAITIRNGELTSSSISGGIGSLTVTTLRAFSGGTGTFTIRVNGTEVGTIPYSDVQETTTINNINVTGNIIVSFTDKATTSDRVIIDDLSWTCYDPTLGVDDLDLDNLITVYPNPSLDRRLTIDISNSVNNEVNVYDITGKRIISKKNIDETIQLNNLPQGVLLVEIISSKRSITKKVIIR